In the Pseudanabaena sp. PCC 7367 genome, one interval contains:
- a CDS encoding HupE/UreJ family protein encodes MTINKQSSRKSIVELDLGLLTVVAAVLLLTIPSAAMAHHPFGGETPTNLFQAVLSGFGHPVIGFDHLAAVIGTGLMASEFGPMGILVPIAFVMTTIAGTGVHLTGIDLPIPEIIIAASVVSFGLIVAFKGSETKNAEMPVFALIAAAIAGAAGVFHGYAYGEAIVGAEMTPLLGYLAGFASIQLVIAGVCFVGMRLIKAQFPARPALVRRFMGLVIGAVGLVFLSSALAA; translated from the coding sequence ATGACAATTAATAAGCAATCCTCTAGAAAGAGTATTGTAGAGCTAGATTTGGGTCTATTAACGGTCGTAGCAGCAGTCTTACTGTTGACAATTCCGTCTGCGGCGATGGCTCACCATCCCTTTGGTGGCGAAACTCCTACCAACCTGTTTCAAGCAGTTCTATCTGGATTTGGCCACCCTGTAATTGGTTTTGACCACCTGGCGGCAGTGATTGGTACTGGGTTGATGGCATCCGAGTTTGGCCCGATGGGCATTCTTGTACCGATCGCCTTTGTAATGACTACGATCGCTGGGACTGGGGTACATTTAACTGGGATCGATCTACCGATCCCAGAGATAATCATCGCAGCTTCCGTGGTGAGCTTTGGCCTAATTGTTGCATTCAAGGGTAGCGAAACCAAAAATGCAGAAATGCCAGTGTTCGCATTAATTGCGGCAGCGATCGCTGGGGCGGCTGGAGTATTTCATGGGTATGCCTATGGTGAAGCGATTGTCGGGGCTGAAATGACCCCACTGCTTGGCTATCTGGCTGGATTTGCCAGCATTCAGTTGGTGATTGCAGGTGTTTGTTTTGTCGGGATGCGATTAATCAAAGCGCAGTTCCCGGCTAGACCAGCCCTGGTAAGACGATTTATGGGATTGGTTATTGGTGCAGTTGGACTAGTATTCCTTTCCTCGGCTTTGGCAGCATAG
- a CDS encoding ABC transporter ATP-binding protein, with amino-acid sequence MNISLTPESTSAVTEVRKDVQLSLRHVSKVFPGKKGLVNKIMGKASSDFTALEDINIDIEHNTFVTIIGPSGCGKSTLLDIIAGLSSQTSGDVFMNGKPIDGPGPDRGMVFQNYALMPWMTVEQNIRFAIETVFPEMGRLKQKSIAHEFIQLVGLAGAERKHPHELSGGMRQRVGIARALAIDPQILLMDEPFGALDALTRGFLQDEVERIWDQKRKTVVMITHSIEEALLLSDKIVMMTRGPAARIDEILEIPFPRPRVREEVEVHPDYHALKSEMESHLYRETRAVEEERAKRK; translated from the coding sequence ATGAACATCTCACTCACACCGGAATCAACTAGTGCAGTTACCGAAGTTCGTAAGGACGTTCAACTTTCCTTGCGGCATGTTTCCAAGGTTTTCCCTGGCAAGAAGGGATTAGTTAACAAAATCATGGGTAAAGCCTCCAGTGATTTTACCGCCCTGGAAGACATAAACATTGATATTGAACATAATACCTTTGTCACGATCATTGGGCCTTCGGGCTGTGGCAAGTCAACCTTGCTTGATATTATTGCTGGCTTGAGTTCGCAAACCAGCGGTGATGTGTTTATGAATGGTAAACCAATCGATGGCCCTGGCCCCGATCGTGGTATGGTTTTCCAGAATTATGCCCTGATGCCCTGGATGACCGTAGAGCAGAACATTCGCTTTGCGATCGAAACGGTTTTTCCTGAAATGGGAAGGCTGAAGCAAAAGTCGATCGCCCATGAGTTTATTCAGTTAGTTGGCTTGGCTGGTGCTGAACGCAAACATCCCCATGAATTATCCGGTGGGATGCGTCAACGGGTTGGGATTGCTAGAGCCCTGGCGATCGATCCGCAAATACTGCTCATGGACGAACCATTTGGGGCGCTCGATGCCTTAACTAGAGGCTTTTTGCAAGATGAAGTGGAACGGATTTGGGATCAAAAACGTAAAACCGTGGTAATGATTACCCACAGTATCGAAGAAGCCCTATTGCTTTCCGATAAAATCGTAATGATGACCAGGGGGCCGGCGGCTCGTATTGATGAGATTCTTGAAATTCCCTTTCCCCGGCCACGGGTGCGTGAGGAAGTTGAGGTTCATCCCGATTATCATGCGCTTAAATCGGAGATGGAATCGCATCTATACCGCGAGACTAGGGCAGTTGAAGAAGAGCGGGCTAAGCGTAAATAG
- a CDS encoding PAS domain S-box protein — protein MEPKARILIVEDDGVTALNIHTRLCQSGYAVLAIVESAEQAITYVDLTYANERIDLVLMDIHLKGEQDGIAAADQIQGRFNIPVVYLTANTDQTTIDRAKLTSPYGYVIKPFQTADLLSVIEIALHKYEVDQQLKEREQWLSATLKSIGDAVITTDAAGQITFMNPLAEELTACLRANCNGCNLSHILNLTDSQTSLPCEDITTKTLNQGSSFTSKHHVWLHNQADQQIPIEYQISPIRSDRQVITGAVLVFRDVSDRLETEQALQRSEANFSRLVEADVIGMIIGNIKGEVPYVNDYFLNMLGYSRTDFEAEAINWRKITPPEDLKIDEEVINDLNQGKPRSYEKAYIHKNGQHVPVLIGTTKLEGYEIDTAIGFVLDLRERKQIEQELHDLNQKLEQKVAARTANLAEVNNKLLVEIAERAKAEQLLTEYLHKLQRFQETTFELSCAETLEQIYDVAIAQISSFIGTARAGLLLTNDEDLSQVYFAAACGISEHFCKNIAQTLSESGYISSDKEAIYADVKQAIALQPILPLLEQEQIGAITSFPLKYQGQLMGRLVLYYDQPNGFANQDLNLANALSTSVAVAISRKRTEIALRDRERQYRSLVDNIPGLIYRVLPDRQSSVQFVSQQVEALIGYSSAELIQNPNLSFVDLIHPEDLPAVIAQVNRAIAAKQPFELQYRIIAANGEVKWVNEKGQGIADAKNGEIAYLDGVIFDISDRKALEAKHQLYNERLHNLYQSVFDLGQAPGLEELYDVALSGVKQTLKCDRVAILLFDAHQQWQVVRTDGISPPHGQLIETCLNSEAAIVCANDHESGANIYADIRRSPLPQPLLELSLVEGVASIGIAWIKNKDKLIGQIAFHYNQSHDFSDQEIQLVDTLAAYIGIAITRKQSEQLLAISENRYRSLVGNVRGAIYRCNMHNDWQTEFISDAVQDICGYPATYFTDPTNGKSFLSLIHPADRKSIRQTIRQAIDHQQPYELEYRIIDVNGQERWVLDCGIGVYEDGDCVYEDGVIFDITNRKNTEAELHRSKATQQAIIEAIPDLLARVRRDGTYLNIITNGEVTLLNPAQMKSGMNIVDIYPPEIAQQRLNYVQAAIDNQTMQAYEYQIEVDGQEFYEEARIVPCGKDEALIMVRDITDRKLTEAELRQSKATQQAIIEAIPDLLVRMDRDGKYLNIMSGGKVKLVNEAQIKPGSNMRDITPLDFAEERIRRVQKALDSQEIEIYEYQVEIQGESRDEEARIVTCGTNEVLVMVRDITDRKRAERSLKDSEEKYRVLFNSIGDPVFVHGHNKQVPTEFIEVNDLACNSLGYSRDELYRMTVRDILPPGFRYDPEAIEAFLRDREAIFKVEHVHADGHRFPVEVSARAFYLDNELMVVGIARDVSEHKQIEAEWRRAYEKQKELADLRSQFIEMVSHEFRTPMSSMLLSIELLEHRSDDWDNEKKHQRFARIRQGIKRIDNLIEDVLVMGKLNAGQMRFQPTPIDFLDLCLELVEEARIITNKHFISLSIDGVVCQEMEPDGNEMASDDENIAAIAPDLAPLAPTKPTSIVGLQHTYMDDRLIQHILSNLLSNALKYSPQGGDIELSMVFQPDFVPLPTKPAQESQNDDRNFTDFNSFAVSHNGSSDRHNHDDTVELVAKPDWIGHTKFDLEQPLNAIGTIVITVRDPGIGIEPEDQAHLFKEFHRGQNVSNIPGTGLGLAIVKRAVNLHRGHISVDSKVGLGTTFVVELPVYQLEYALED, from the coding sequence ATGGAGCCAAAAGCTAGAATCCTGATCGTCGAGGACGATGGTGTCACTGCTTTAAATATCCACACCAGACTATGCCAATCGGGGTATGCGGTTTTGGCGATCGTGGAGTCAGCCGAACAGGCGATCACCTATGTAGATCTGACCTATGCCAATGAGCGCATTGACCTGGTATTAATGGATATCCATCTTAAGGGTGAGCAAGATGGAATTGCTGCTGCTGATCAAATTCAAGGCCGATTTAATATTCCAGTTGTATATTTGACCGCAAATACTGATCAAACCACGATCGATCGCGCTAAACTCACCAGCCCCTATGGATATGTAATCAAACCATTTCAAACGGCAGACCTACTCTCAGTCATAGAGATCGCCCTACATAAATATGAGGTCGATCAGCAGCTAAAAGAACGCGAACAATGGCTATCGGCCACCCTCAAGAGTATCGGTGATGCGGTGATTACTACGGACGCGGCTGGGCAAATTACCTTTATGAACCCATTGGCAGAAGAATTAACCGCCTGTTTGCGAGCGAACTGCAATGGCTGCAATCTTTCCCATATTCTCAACTTAACTGATTCGCAAACTAGTCTTCCCTGCGAAGATATTACTACGAAGACCTTAAACCAAGGCAGTAGTTTCACTTCTAAACACCATGTCTGGCTGCATAATCAAGCAGATCAGCAGATTCCGATTGAATATCAAATTTCACCAATCCGCAGCGATCGCCAGGTAATTACAGGCGCAGTGCTGGTATTTCGGGATGTCAGCGATCGGCTAGAGACTGAACAAGCATTACAGCGTAGTGAAGCTAATTTTAGCCGCCTAGTGGAAGCCGATGTGATTGGCATGATTATTGGCAATATAAAAGGGGAAGTTCCCTATGTTAATGATTACTTTTTGAATATGTTGGGCTATAGCCGCACTGATTTTGAAGCGGAAGCAATTAACTGGCGTAAAATCACCCCACCCGAGGATTTAAAGATTGATGAAGAAGTAATCAACGATTTAAACCAGGGTAAGCCCCGCAGCTATGAGAAAGCCTATATTCACAAAAATGGCCAGCATGTGCCGGTTTTGATTGGGACAACCAAGCTAGAGGGCTATGAGATCGATACGGCGATCGGCTTTGTGCTAGATCTTAGGGAACGTAAGCAGATTGAGCAGGAACTTCACGATCTCAATCAAAAACTAGAACAAAAGGTGGCAGCTCGCACGGCAAATTTAGCTGAAGTCAACAATAAGTTATTAGTAGAGATCGCCGAACGTGCCAAAGCAGAGCAGTTATTAACGGAATATTTACACAAGCTGCAACGATTCCAAGAAACGACTTTTGAGCTTAGTTGCGCAGAGACCCTTGAGCAAATCTACGATGTGGCGATCGCTCAGATTAGCTCCTTTATTGGCACTGCCAGGGCTGGGCTTTTGCTTACTAATGATGAGGATCTCTCCCAGGTTTATTTTGCGGCAGCCTGCGGCATCAGTGAGCATTTCTGCAAAAATATTGCCCAAACGCTGAGTGAGTCGGGATATATTTCCAGCGACAAGGAGGCAATCTATGCGGATGTAAAACAAGCGATCGCCCTGCAACCAATTTTGCCTCTATTAGAACAAGAGCAGATCGGCGCAATTACCTCTTTCCCGCTGAAGTATCAAGGCCAACTCATGGGTCGATTGGTGCTCTATTATGATCAGCCCAATGGGTTTGCCAATCAGGATCTAAATCTTGCCAATGCCCTTTCTACCTCAGTGGCAGTTGCCATTTCACGTAAACGCACCGAGATTGCCCTGCGCGATCGAGAACGCCAATATCGCAGCCTGGTTGATAATATTCCTGGCCTCATTTACCGGGTGCTTCCCGATCGTCAATCCTCGGTTCAATTTGTTAGTCAACAAGTTGAGGCTCTGATTGGATATAGCAGTGCTGAGTTGATCCAAAACCCCAATTTGAGCTTTGTTGACCTGATCCATCCAGAGGATTTACCAGCAGTTATTGCACAGGTTAACCGAGCAATCGCGGCCAAGCAGCCCTTTGAACTGCAATATCGCATCATTGCTGCCAATGGAGAAGTCAAGTGGGTCAATGAAAAAGGCCAGGGGATCGCTGACGCAAAAAATGGTGAGATCGCTTATCTCGATGGGGTAATTTTTGACATTAGCGATCGCAAGGCGCTAGAAGCTAAGCACCAGTTATATAACGAACGATTGCATAACCTCTACCAGAGTGTATTTGATCTTGGTCAGGCTCCTGGGCTAGAAGAGTTATATGATGTTGCCCTGAGCGGGGTTAAGCAAACCCTCAAGTGCGATCGGGTGGCAATCTTACTCTTTGATGCCCACCAACAGTGGCAGGTAGTTCGCACCGATGGAATTAGCCCCCCACATGGCCAGTTAATTGAAACCTGCCTTAATTCTGAAGCTGCGATTGTCTGTGCCAATGACCATGAATCAGGCGCGAATATATATGCCGACATCAGGCGATCGCCTCTACCTCAACCACTGTTGGAATTGTCGCTAGTGGAAGGGGTAGCGTCGATTGGGATTGCCTGGATTAAGAACAAAGATAAATTAATTGGTCAAATTGCTTTTCACTATAATCAATCACACGATTTTTCGGATCAGGAAATTCAACTGGTTGATACCCTCGCTGCCTATATTGGCATTGCCATTACCCGTAAGCAATCGGAACAGTTACTGGCGATCAGCGAAAACAGATATCGTTCCCTAGTGGGAAATGTCAGGGGTGCAATCTATCGCTGTAATATGCACAATGATTGGCAGACCGAATTTATTAGCGATGCAGTTCAAGATATTTGCGGCTATCCTGCGACCTACTTTACAGATCCCACAAACGGCAAAAGTTTTCTGAGTCTGATTCACCCTGCCGATCGCAAATCGATCCGCCAAACAATACGCCAAGCAATCGATCATCAACAGCCCTATGAATTGGAATATCGGATCATTGATGTTAATGGCCAAGAACGTTGGGTCTTAGATTGTGGCATTGGTGTTTATGAAGATGGCGATTGTGTTTATGAAGATGGGGTTATTTTTGATATTACCAATCGCAAAAACACTGAAGCTGAACTTCACCGGAGCAAGGCAACCCAGCAAGCAATCATTGAAGCAATCCCCGATCTGTTGGCAAGAGTCCGTCGAGATGGCACCTACCTAAACATCATTACCAATGGTGAAGTAACGCTACTAAACCCAGCCCAAATGAAATCTGGGATGAACATTGTCGATATTTATCCGCCTGAGATTGCCCAGCAGCGTTTGAACTATGTCCAAGCAGCGATCGACAATCAAACCATGCAGGCCTATGAATATCAAATTGAAGTGGATGGCCAGGAGTTTTATGAAGAAGCGCGGATTGTTCCTTGCGGCAAAGATGAAGCCCTAATCATGGTGCGGGATATTACCGATCGCAAACTAACTGAAGCCGAACTACGCCAGAGCAAAGCTACCCAACAGGCAATTATTGAAGCAATTCCCGATCTGTTGGTAAGAATGGATCGAGATGGCAAGTATCTCAATATCATGAGCGGAGGTAAAGTTAAGCTAGTCAACGAAGCTCAGATAAAGCCTGGCTCGAATATGCGGGATATTACACCCCTTGACTTCGCCGAAGAGCGAATCAGACGGGTGCAAAAGGCATTGGATTCTCAAGAGATCGAAATATATGAATATCAGGTGGAGATACAGGGTGAGAGCCGAGATGAAGAGGCGCGGATTGTCACATGTGGCACAAATGAAGTGTTAGTTATGGTGCGTGATATCACCGATCGCAAGCGGGCTGAACGTTCCTTAAAAGATAGTGAAGAGAAATATCGGGTTTTGTTTAATAGTATTGGTGATCCGGTGTTTGTGCATGGACATAATAAGCAAGTGCCAACGGAGTTTATTGAGGTTAATGATCTAGCTTGTAATAGTTTGGGCTATAGCCGGGACGAACTCTATCGTATGACCGTAAGAGATATTTTGCCCCCAGGCTTTAGGTATGATCCAGAAGCGATCGAGGCTTTCTTGCGCGATCGTGAGGCTATTTTTAAGGTCGAGCATGTACATGCCGATGGCCATCGCTTCCCAGTGGAGGTCAGTGCCAGAGCATTTTATTTAGACAATGAATTGATGGTAGTAGGAATTGCCCGTGATGTATCCGAACACAAGCAGATTGAAGCAGAATGGCGACGTGCCTACGAAAAGCAAAAGGAGTTAGCTGATTTACGCTCTCAATTTATTGAGATGGTTTCCCACGAATTTCGCACCCCAATGAGTAGTATGCTTTTGTCGATCGAACTGCTAGAGCACCGCAGCGACGATTGGGATAATGAAAAAAAACATCAGCGATTTGCCAGAATCCGCCAGGGGATTAAGCGAATTGATAATCTGATTGAAGATGTTTTAGTTATGGGCAAGCTGAATGCGGGGCAGATGAGATTTCAGCCCACTCCGATCGATTTCCTTGATTTATGCCTGGAGCTAGTGGAGGAGGCTAGAATCATTACCAATAAACACTTCATTTCTTTGAGTATTGATGGTGTTGTTTGCCAGGAAATGGAGCCTGATGGTAATGAGATGGCCAGTGATGATGAAAATATAGCAGCGATCGCCCCCGATTTAGCACCTTTAGCACCAACCAAACCCACCTCAATCGTTGGCCTACAGCATACCTACATGGACGATCGGCTAATCCAGCATATTCTCAGTAACCTATTGTCAAATGCGCTCAAATATTCACCCCAAGGCGGAGATATTGAGTTGAGCATGGTATTTCAGCCAGATTTTGTGCCGCTTCCAACTAAACCAGCACAGGAAAGCCAAAATGACGATCGTAATTTTACTGATTTTAATTCCTTTGCCGTTTCGCATAATGGCAGCAGCGATCGCCATAATCACGATGACACAGTTGAACTAGTGGCAAAGCCAGATTGGATTGGGCATACCAAATTTGATCTAGAGCAACCCTTAAATGCGATCGGTACGATCGTAATCACGGTTCGAGATCCGGGAATTGGGATTGAACCGGAAGATCAAGCGCATTTGTTTAAGGAGTTTCATCGCGGCCAAAATGTGAGCAATATCCCAGGGACTGGCTTGGGGCTTGCGATCGTCAAACGTGCGGTAAATCTGCATCGCGGCCACATTTCTGTTGATAGCAAGGTTGGCTTAGGCACAACGTTTGTAGTTGAACTACCGGTGTATCAGCTTGAATATGCACTTGAGGATTAA
- the cynS gene encoding cyanase, translating into MVIAEITEKLLAAKDAKGMTYADLEAAVGFDEVWVAAVIFRQASADLDVAKKLVTTLGLPEEMAKELTIPPMKGSLDPLIPTDPLVYRFYEIMQVYGAPVKSVVHEKFGDGIMSAIDFSIEVEKVEDPKGDRVQIIMTGKFLPYKKW; encoded by the coding sequence ATGGTGATCGCTGAGATTACAGAAAAACTTTTAGCTGCTAAAGATGCTAAGGGTATGACCTATGCTGATCTAGAGGCTGCTGTTGGATTTGATGAAGTGTGGGTAGCAGCGGTAATTTTTCGACAAGCCAGCGCTGATCTGGATGTAGCCAAGAAGTTGGTGACAACATTGGGTTTGCCGGAAGAGATGGCAAAGGAATTGACTATTCCGCCCATGAAAGGTAGCCTCGATCCTCTAATTCCCACCGATCCTCTTGTTTATCGGTTCTACGAAATCATGCAAGTTTATGGTGCGCCAGTGAAGTCAGTAGTCCATGAGAAGTTTGGCGATGGGATTATGAGTGCGATCGACTTTTCGATCGAAGTTGAGAAAGTTGAAGACCCGAAAGGCGATCGAGTCCAGATCATTATGACTGGCAAGTTTCTTCCTTATAAGAAGTGGTAA